The genomic window CCTGGGCGGGCAGCCCGAAGCTGGTGACGATGTCGTTGAAGACGCCGTACTGCGAGTTGAGCATCAGCCGCCAGGCGAAGACGCCGATGAAGGCGGGCACCGCCCAGGGCAGGATCAGGCACAGCCGGTAGAACAGCCGGAAGCGCACCTTGCGGTTGAGCAGCATCGCCATCGCGAGCCCGATGGCGTAGGTGATCGCCACGCAGCAGACGGTCCACACGACCGTCCACTCGAAGCGCGGGTAGAAGTCGCCGTCCTTGCCGGAGAGCACCTGCCAGTAGTTGTGCAGCCCCACCCAGTGGTAGCTGGCGCCGATGTGGACCGGGCCGATGTCCTTGGCGACGTTGGTCTCGTTGGCGTCGGTCAGCGACAGGTAGGTGCCGTAGCCGAGCGGATAGAACACCAGGACGGCCAGCACGATCACGACGGGGGCGACCATCGCCCAGGCGTACCAGTGCCGGTCCCAGGAACGCCTGACCGACGTCATCAGGCCGGGCCGCGGCTCGCGCGGCGGGCGGGCGGCCGTGCCCGGGGCGGGGTCGTCCATGGTGGCGGTGGTCATCGCTCCTCGGCTCTTTCGTCTCTGGCGGCCGCC from Streptomyces sp. NBC_01198 includes these protein-coding regions:
- a CDS encoding carbohydrate ABC transporter permease, which gives rise to MTTATMDDPAPGTAARPPREPRPGLMTSVRRSWDRHWYAWAMVAPVVIVLAVLVFYPLGYGTYLSLTDANETNVAKDIGPVHIGASYHWVGLHNYWQVLSGKDGDFYPRFEWTVVWTVCCVAITYAIGLAMAMLLNRKVRFRLFYRLCLILPWAVPAFIGVFAWRLMLNSQYGVFNDIVTSFGLPAQDWLGTPLSQKIAVIMVNIWVGVPFMMVALLGGLQSIPGELYEAAEMDGASPRQRFTHVTVPGLRPVTSTVVLLSTVWTFNMFAIIYLLLGNNTTGDTDILVTYAYEKAFTGVSDYSAAATYGIVILLILVAFSTFYRRQLKSEQA